TGAATAATTAGGTGAGCCATTATTTCGTCCTGAAGTCACCTGAAGGCCAGGATGTCGGAGCCTGTTCTAACCGTTCTTCCCTTTTGCAACGGACAGTAGTATGAAGGGCAGAAACCAAATACTGACCGCCTTACGGAGAAAAGAAAATGACAAATATGCTGCTCGGCGTCACCCTCGCTGCCCTTGTAATCATTGCCGCGTTGATGGTTGTCTTCCTGGTAATCAGGCGCCGACCAGACGCCGATTTTTCCTATTTCAAGCTGCTGGCCGAATCGTGGCAAAAGAATCAGGAACGGGCAGAAACGATCATCCGTGAGGAAATTGCCCGCAATCGAGAGGAAGCTGCCGTTCAGGCCCAGAGGTCGCGGGAAGAACTGAGCGGCTCGCTGGAATTATTGCGCCAGGCGGTAGAGCGGGGGCTTACGGAAATGCAGACCGACAATGCCCAAAAGCTCGAACAGATGCGGAGCACGGTGGCAGAAAAGCTGGAGGGAACGCTGGAAAAGAGGCTCGGCGAGTCGTTCCGGCAGGTCTCCGAGAGGCTGGAAGCGGTTCATCAGGGGCTGGGCGATATGCGGAATCTCGCCGCCGGTGTGGGAGACCTGAAAAGGGTGCTGACAAATGTGAAAACGCGGGGCGGCTGGGGAGAGGTCCAGCTCGGCGCGCTGCTCGAGGAAATACTGGCCCCGGAGCAATTCGGGCGTAATGTCCAGACCCGTGAAAACAGCCAGGAAGTAGTGGAATTTGCCGTCCGGTTGCCGGGACAGTCGGAAGGAGGCAAAGAAAGCGTCTGGCTGCCCATAGACGCCAAGTTTCCCCTCGAAGATTACCTGCGGCTGGCGGAGGCCCAGGACAAGGCCGACCTGGAGGCTGTGGAAAAAGCCGCTAAAATGCTGGAGACGAGCGTCAAGACATGCGCCCGCAACATTTCCGCCAAGTATATCAACCCTCCGCTCACGACCGACTTTGCCATTATGTACCTGCCGACGGAAGGACTTTACGCGGAGGTGGCCAAAAGACCCGCCCTTGCGGAAATCCTGC
The Deltaproteobacteria bacterium genome window above contains:
- the rmuC gene encoding DNA recombination protein RmuC, whose translation is MTNMLLGVTLAALVIIAALMVVFLVIRRRPDADFSYFKLLAESWQKNQERAETIIREEIARNREEAAVQAQRSREELSGSLELLRQAVERGLTEMQTDNAQKLEQMRSTVAEKLEGTLEKRLGESFRQVSERLEAVHQGLGDMRNLAAGVGDLKRVLTNVKTRGGWGEVQLGALLEEILAPEQFGRNVQTRENSQEVVEFAVRLPGQSEGGKESVWLPIDAKFPLEDYLRLAEAQDKADLEAVEKAAKMLETSVKTCARNISAKYINPPLTTDFAIMYLPTEGLYAEVAKRPALAEILRRDNRVIVAGPSTFAALLNSLQMGFRTLAIQKRSGEIWALLGAVKAEFGKFGGALEGVKKKLEQAQNSMEDAARKSRAIERKLRDIEELPDEKAQQLPPENRPSDNEPAGNEGEF